Proteins encoded together in one Maricaulis maris window:
- a CDS encoding CPBP family intramembrane glutamic endopeptidase, which produces MTDTPTRRAPGLIIELAIVMVVLVSTKLIFDQIAWRFAGPISLTFTLAAIAGFTIRHRESWSSFGLRRLKRWWSVPLVLPQALLGVVAILAIGAGTALAGEALGFWTTEGTQTGVEARWGNIEGNLPVYLMWMAIGWTSAAFGEEIFFRGYLIDRIGKLLPSARWATAVAVFIPALIFGIAHAYYQGVRGLIVTGLIGLALGTLYLVNKRNLWPNIIAHGVVDSLAFTAMYLDLDI; this is translated from the coding sequence ATGACCGACACACCCACCCGGCGCGCACCCGGCCTGATCATCGAGCTCGCCATCGTGATGGTGGTTCTGGTGAGCACCAAACTCATCTTCGACCAGATCGCCTGGCGCTTTGCCGGTCCGATTTCGCTGACCTTCACCCTCGCCGCCATCGCCGGTTTCACCATCCGGCACCGGGAAAGCTGGTCAAGCTTCGGCCTGCGTCGGCTGAAGCGCTGGTGGTCCGTCCCGCTGGTCCTGCCACAGGCCCTGCTCGGTGTCGTCGCCATTCTCGCCATTGGTGCCGGGACCGCGCTCGCCGGCGAGGCGCTCGGTTTCTGGACCACGGAAGGCACCCAGACCGGGGTTGAGGCCCGGTGGGGCAATATCGAGGGCAACCTGCCCGTCTATCTGATGTGGATGGCGATCGGCTGGACCAGTGCCGCGTTCGGCGAGGAAATCTTCTTCCGCGGCTATCTGATCGACCGGATCGGCAAGCTGCTGCCGAGCGCTCGCTGGGCGACCGCCGTCGCCGTCTTCATTCCGGCCCTGATCTTCGGGATCGCCCACGCCTATTATCAGGGCGTTCGCGGCCTGATCGTCACCGGTCTGATCGGACTGGCCCTGGGCACACTCTATCTCGTCAACAAGCGCAATCTCTGGCCCAATATCATCGCCCACGGTGTCGTCGACAGCCTCGCCTTCACCGCGATGTATCTCGATCTGGACATCTGA
- a CDS encoding CCA tRNA nucleotidyltransferase — protein sequence MTASRLDPAQHDWMTAPATRKVMAALKAAGQGESRFVGGAIRNTLLGKPVADIDIATQLDPDQVIAAARVAGLKPVPTGKAHGTITIVCDGKPFEVTSLRRDVATDGRRAVVAFTQDWAEDARRRDFRLNALYADTDGVIHDPTGGLDDVAARRFVFVGNAEARIREDYLRILRLFRFEAWYGGGSPDPEALAAVRKHAEGLNKLSAERVWSELKKLLAAPDPLAAVKLMRDFGLLDLILGVNGSLRVLGGIIAQDVDYGLAPDSMLRFAALADGGPERIRTMAAKLKMSNAETRRLEGAVNPAAREDVHEAFTDRAAAERAIMALGARAFEDQVRLEAAGETAPPPRDWQLLAKFAREWKEPEFPVKGGDLILLGYEPGPMLGDALDELKALWIADRFEPTKEELIARLTQH from the coding sequence ATGACCGCGTCGAGGCTTGATCCGGCGCAGCATGACTGGATGACGGCGCCGGCGACCCGCAAGGTCATGGCGGCGCTCAAGGCCGCCGGGCAGGGCGAGTCCCGCTTTGTCGGCGGCGCCATTCGCAACACCCTGCTGGGCAAGCCCGTCGCCGATATCGACATTGCGACCCAGCTTGATCCCGATCAGGTGATCGCTGCCGCCCGTGTGGCCGGGCTCAAGCCGGTGCCGACCGGCAAGGCGCACGGGACGATCACCATTGTCTGTGATGGAAAGCCTTTCGAGGTGACCAGCCTGCGTCGCGATGTGGCGACCGACGGGCGCCGCGCCGTGGTCGCCTTCACGCAGGACTGGGCCGAGGATGCCCGGCGCCGGGATTTCCGCCTCAATGCGCTTTATGCCGACACCGACGGGGTCATCCATGATCCGACGGGCGGGCTGGACGACGTCGCGGCACGCCGTTTCGTCTTTGTCGGCAATGCCGAGGCGCGGATCCGCGAGGACTATCTTCGCATCCTGCGCCTGTTTCGTTTCGAAGCCTGGTATGGCGGGGGTTCACCGGACCCGGAGGCCCTCGCGGCCGTGCGAAAACACGCCGAAGGCCTGAATAAATTATCCGCCGAACGGGTCTGGTCCGAGCTCAAGAAACTGCTGGCCGCGCCTGATCCGCTGGCGGCCGTTAAGCTGATGCGCGATTTCGGCCTACTGGATTTGATCCTCGGAGTGAACGGATCATTAAGAGTCCTCGGCGGTATCATAGCGCAAGATGTAGACTACGGATTAGCGCCCGATTCGATGCTCAGATTTGCGGCGCTCGCCGATGGCGGACCGGAAAGGATCAGGACCATGGCAGCCAAGTTGAAAATGTCGAACGCGGAAACCCGCCGGCTCGAGGGCGCGGTCAATCCCGCCGCCCGTGAGGATGTCCACGAGGCCTTCACCGACCGGGCCGCTGCCGAGCGCGCCATCATGGCGCTCGGCGCCCGCGCCTTTGAAGACCAGGTCCGCCTCGAGGCCGCCGGTGAAACCGCACCGCCGCCGCGCGACTGGCAACTGCTCGCCAAATTTGCCCGCGAGTGGAAAGAGCCGGAATTTCCGGTCAAGGGTGGCGACCTCATCCTGCTGGGCTATGAACCCGGCCCGATGCTCGGTGACGCGCTCGACGAACTCAAGGCGCTCTGGATTGCGGACCGTTTCGAGCCGACAAAGGAAGAACTGATCGCCCGGCTGACCCAGCACTAG
- a CDS encoding DUF6111 family protein: protein MIRITILEIASFLLPFALFLIWSRLSNRAPEAGQMPTLRLAAAGAGLAIVVMVVLVVIDSNKAGHEGERYVPPQNIDGRIIPGHFVPIDENEAEAGEGEAVEPQ from the coding sequence ATGATCCGCATCACCATCCTCGAAATTGCCTCCTTCCTGCTGCCCTTCGCGCTGTTCCTGATCTGGAGTCGGCTGTCGAACCGGGCGCCGGAGGCTGGCCAGATGCCGACGCTGCGTCTCGCAGCAGCGGGAGCCGGGCTGGCCATCGTGGTGATGGTGGTCCTCGTGGTCATCGACTCCAACAAGGCCGGCCATGAGGGCGAACGCTATGTCCCGCCGCAGAATATCGACGGCCGCATCATTCCGGGCCATTTCGTGCCGATTGATGAAAACGAGGCCGAAGCCGGCGAAGGCGAGGCCGTCGAACCGCAATGA
- a CDS encoding NUDIX hydrolase — protein sequence MLDGAALVARLRERLDPVDSAPDHPRFGDGYLDGEAPPASPDFADVEIRAAAVIAPLILHDGPPRLLLTERASHLPRHAGQISFPGGRIDAGGETAAEAAVRELEEEVGIGRQHVELIGRFDSYATVTGYHVTPFVGVLKPGYTVQADPGEVADVFETPFDFLMDPLNHQRHSREWQGHIRHYYAMPWEERYIWGATAGMLKSLHDRLYG from the coding sequence ATGCTTGACGGCGCCGCGCTGGTGGCGCGCCTGCGGGAGCGGCTCGACCCGGTCGACAGCGCCCCGGACCACCCGCGCTTCGGTGACGGCTATCTCGACGGAGAGGCCCCGCCAGCCTCGCCGGATTTTGCCGATGTCGAGATCCGGGCTGCGGCGGTGATCGCTCCGCTGATCCTGCACGACGGACCGCCGCGTCTTCTGCTGACCGAACGGGCCTCGCACCTGCCGCGTCATGCCGGACAGATCAGCTTTCCCGGCGGACGTATCGATGCCGGCGGCGAGACCGCGGCCGAGGCCGCCGTGCGCGAGCTGGAAGAGGAGGTCGGGATCGGTCGTCAACACGTCGAACTGATCGGCCGATTCGACAGCTACGCCACTGTCACCGGCTATCATGTCACGCCCTTTGTCGGGGTGCTGAAGCCGGGCTATACGGTCCAGGCGGACCCGGGAGAGGTCGCCGACGTGTTCGAGACCCCGTTCGATTTCCTGATGGATCCGCTCAACCACCAGCGTCATTCGCGTGAGTGGCAGGGGCATATCCGGCACTATTATGCGATGCCTTGGGAGGAGCGCTATATCTGGGGCGCAACCGCCGGCATGCTGAAATCCCTCCACGACCGGCTATATGGTTAG